A window from Leishmania mexicana MHOM/GT/2001/U1103 complete genome, chromosome 33 encodes these proteins:
- a CDS encoding ATP-dependent RNA helicase-like protein: MLSRVKKTPMLLHPALRRLALLFFLYCHASGTLHTAHLMALKRVREEAAENGEVGLGDTLVSQLPKKRPDVAVCTSSSALSPFTQQPFSARYRQLLQSRQRLPVYEKRHLIQETVRTNAVTLLVGETGSGKTTQVPHFLAELQDTFTGVIACTQPRRIAAISVATRVAEEMDVPLGAQVGYHVRFDSRQCDATRVLYMTDGMLLREAFTDADLKKYSVVVVDEAHERTIDTDVVLGLLKRLLTRRPRFRLVVMSATLDVAKIQSYFPGSPLVHVSGRMHDVDVFYMPQPVRDYVEATVSCVLQLHKREPAGDILCFLTGEAEIERAVAALHQALDSSSAAAFKEQEASVQGPGTGLTLLKTSADDLARPARPTEVVVLPLYGSLSLQEQQKVFAAYPPNTRKVVVATNIAETSVTIDGIVYVVDCGYQKQSLYNSEARVDYLLPAVISKASAEQRKGRAGRTRPGKCFRLYTSADFATFPDQTHPEILRTNIVNTVLLLLTLGVANPCEFPFIDPPSDQGMSDAFYQLLYFGAVDDGLQLTDFGRRMAVFPVDVCLARMLLMASKHGCGADAAVVAAMLEAGNAFSRPPSRLAEAREAHARFDDADGDHVALFRVFHAYFKNQQNGKRFCYENYLRHQTLQQAVQVYNQLRRLMGQLTIPVQSTYIPEREYVDTVALRKAVLEGFFTQVAFLTPVTPITHRAGADPTTRVYRTVRDALNVTLHRQSVLAATHKSRALPTWIVFDRLEVQGDSGTFIRTASAVEVGWLLDVSDFYTDLSEIPDGEIAQVLRRAHEAESSAHPCKVKRESV, encoded by the coding sequence ATGCTCTCGCGGGTAAAAAAAACTCCCATGCTCTTGCACCCCGCCCTCCGTCGTCTTGcgttgcttttctttttgtaTTGCCACGCATCTGGTACACTGCATACAGCGCACCTCATGGCCCTcaagcgcgtgcgcgaggAAGCTGCCGAGAACGGCGAGGTCGGCCTCGGCGACACACTCGTCTCCCAACTCCCGAAGAAGCGTCCTGACGTGGCTGTCtgcacctccagctccgcaTTGAGTCCTTTCACGCAGCAACCCTTCTCAGCCCGCTACCGTCAGCTGTTGCAGTCGCGTCAGCGACTGCCTGTGTACGAGAAGCGCCACCTTATACAGGAGACAGTGCGAACCAACGCTGTCACGTTGCTCGTGGGCGAGacgggcagcggcaagaCGACGCAGGTTCCTCACTTTCttgcggagctgcaggacaCCTTCACCGGCGTCATCGCATGTACGCAGCCGCGTCGTATCGCTGCCATCTCCGTTGCCACGCGTGTGGCCGAAGAGATGGACGTGCCCCTCGGTGCGCAAGTCGGCTATCACGTCCGCTTTGACTCGCGCCAGTGCGACGCCACGCGAGTGCTGTACATGACGGATGGCATGCTGCTTCGTGAAGCGTTCACGGATGCGGACCTCAAGAAATACAgtgtcgtggtggtggacgaggcgcacgAGCGGACGATTGACACGGATGTGGTTCTCGGCCTGCTGAAGCGGCTCCTCACACGGCGTCCGCGTTTCCGGCTGGTGGTCATGTCGGCCACGCTGGATGTGGCAAAGATTCAGTCCTACTTCCCTGGTTCGCCTCTCGTGCACGTCTCGGGGCGCATGCATGACGTGGACGTCTTCTACATGCCACAGCCGGTACGCGATTACGTGGAGGCGACCGTGTCGTGCGTGCTTCAGCTGCATAAACGTGAGCCCGCCGGGGATATTCTCTGCTTCTTGACTGGCGAGGCGGAGATTGAGCGGGCGGTCGCGGCACTTCACCAGGCCCTCGACTCGAGCTCTGCAGCCGCCTTCAAGGAGCAAGAAGCGTCGGTGCAGGGACCCGGAACGGGCTTGACGCTTCTCAAGACGTCGGCGGACGACCTGGCGCGGCCGGCGCGGCcgacggaggtggtggtgctgcctcTCTACGGCTCTCTTAGCCTccaggagcagcagaaggtGTTTGCTGCCTATCCCCCCAACACGCGCAAGGTTGTCGTGGCCACGAACATTGCTGAGACGTCCGTCACAATTGACGGCATCGTCTACGTTGTGGACTGTGGGTATCAGAAGCAGAGCTTGTACAACTCCGAGGCGCGCGTGGACTACTTGCTGCCGGCGGTTATTAGCAAGGCCTCCGCAGAACAGCGCAAGGGCCGCGCTGGCCGTACGCGGCCTGGGAAGTGCTTCCGCCTCTACACGTCGGCCGACTTTGCCACCTTTCCCGATCAAACGCACCCGGAGATACTACGCACGAACATTGTGAACActgtgttgctgctgctcactcTTGGTGTCGCTAACCCGTGCGAGTTCCCCTTCATCGACCCGCCCTCGGATCAGGGCATGAGCGACGCATTCTACCAGCTCTTGTACTTCGGCGCCGTGGATGACGGGTTGCAGCTCACAGACTTTGGGCGACGCATGGCAGTGTTCCCCGTGGATGTCTGCTTGGCACGAATGCTGCTCATGGCATCCAAGCACGGGTgcggtgccgacgccgcggtggtggcggcgatgctggaGGCTGGAAACGCGTTCAGCCGTCCACCATCGCGGTTGGCCGAGGCTcgcgaggcgcacgcgcgcttcGACGATGCCGACGGCGACCACGTTGCGCTCTTTCGCGTCTTTCACGCGTACTTCAAGAATCAGCAGAACGGTAAGCGCTTCTGCTACGAGAACTACCTACGACACCAGAccctgcagcaggcggtgcaggtgtACAACCAGCTGCGGCGGTTAATGGGCCAACTTACGATACCAGTGCAGTCCACCTACATCCCGGAGCGCGAGTACGTGGACACGGTGGCGCTCCGcaaggcggtgctggagggaTTCTTCACACAGGTCGCCTTCTTGACTCCCGTGACACCCATCACTCATAGAGCCGGAGCGGACCCGACGACGCGAGTCTACCGCACTGTCCGGGACGCCTTGAATGTGACGCTGCATCGTCAGTCcgtgctggcggcgacgcacaAGTCACGCGCGCTTCCGACCTGGATTGTGTTTGACCGTCTGGAGGTGCAAGGGGACTCCGGGACGTTTATCCGAACCGCCTCAGCAGTGGAGGTGGGCTGGCTGCTGGACGTCAGTGACTTCTACACGGACCTCAGCGAAATCCCAGACGGCGAGAttgcgcaggtgctgcgccgtgctCATGAGGCGGAAAGTAGCGCACACCCGTGCAAAGTCAAGCGCGAGAGTGTGTAG
- a CDS encoding putative G-actin binding protein, which produces MLHIDFSIAPDAQAALEESGKPNTATVAVPIIIEKEVLKLLAPPVCSSGGGLEYDLNETRKLLDAKGTSAAYIVVRTAASTQYVVIYVSEATSAKDRMLYSTGSSCVVETTPHAQRRTVQISSVSELLPSLFEAESKKVREALMTESERHHAAIARMEVAPQPVVLPGVAVQITTEADDVLSQFASGAVEVATFKIAAEQLQLDKTMAQLNGDLDQVKSILTDADPRFVLLRYPSPKTQLAEAVMVYVCPPTCSPKIKIQYASSAAAFREQALRHKIKLAHKVETDTPATLAEDVRSAFEPFPSAGARKTQDQLPSCPTTSWAPKGHRMLI; this is translated from the coding sequence ATGCTACATATCGACTTCTCCATCGCACCGGATGcccaggcggcgctggaggaatCGGGCAAgcccaacaccgccacggTGGCCGTGCCCATCATCATTGAAAAGGAGGTGCTTAAGTTGCTGGCGCCCCCAGTGTGctccagcggtggcggcctcgAGTATGACCTGAACGAGACCCGTAAGCTTCTGGATGCGAAGGGCACATCCGCAGCTTACATTGTggtgcgcaccgccgcgagTACGCAGTATGTCGTCATTTACGTGAGCGAGGCCACAAGCGCGAAGGATCGCATGCTCTACTCCACTGGGTCATCGTGTGTGGTAGAGACGACGCCGCATGCGCAGAGGCGGACCGTTCAGATCTCCTCCGTTAGCGaactgctgccgtcgctgttcGAGGCCGAGTCTAAGAAAGTGAGAGAGGCTTTGATGACGGAGAGTGAGCGGCATCACGCCGCGATTGCGCGAatggaggtggcgccgcagccggtggTGCTCCCCGGCGTGGCCGTCCAAATAACCACGGAGGCTGACGATGTGCTGTCGCAGTTTGCGAGCGGCGCAGTGGAGGTGGCCACGTTCAAGATCGCAGCAGAGCAGCTTCAGCTGGACAAGACTATGGCGCAGCTGAATGGTGACCTCGATCAGGTGAAGTCCATACTGACGGACGCTGACCCCCGcttcgtgctgctgcgctaccCCTCGCCTAAGACACAGCTCGCTGAAGCTGTCATGGTGTACGTGTGCCCGCCTACCTGCAGCCCCAAAATCAAGATTCAGTACGCATCTtcggccgccgccttccGTGAGCAGGCCTTGCGCCACAAGATCAAGCTTGCCCACAAGGTGGAGACGGACACGCCGGCGACGCTTGCCGAGgacgtgcgcagcgccttcgAGCCGTTCCCGTCTGCTGGCGCACGCAAGACTCAGGATCAATTGCCGTCATGCCCCACAACCTCGTGGGCACCGAAGGGCCACCGCATGCTCATTTGA
- a CDS encoding putative clathrin coat assembly protein AP17 — protein MIHFILLQNRMGKTRLAKFYIPVDDAGQAQIKRQVHAIVNARDTRATNFVSFESIKVVYRRYAGLFFILGIDQEDNDLMYVELIHLLVEVLDMFFKDVCELDLIFNFHKVFMIIDEMIMGGEIQEVSRPVILSRLQELEISSK, from the coding sequence ATGATTCACTTTATCCTCCTGCAGAACCGCATGGGCAAGACCCGACTAGCCAAGTTTTACATCCCGGTCGACGATGCAGGCCAGGCGCAGATCAAGCGTCAGGTCCACGCTATTGTGAACGCGCGCGATACGCGCGCGACAAACTTTGTGTCGTTCGAGAGCATCAAGGTCGTCTACCGCCGCTACGCCGGGCTCTTCTTCATCCTCGGCATCGACCAGGAGGACAACGACTTGATGTACGTGGAGCTGATCCACCTGCttgtggaggtgctggaTATGTTCTTCAAGGATGTGTGCGAGCTGGACTTGATCTTCAACTTCCACAAGGTCTTCATGATCATCGACGAAATGATTATGGGCGGCGAGATTCAGGAGGTGTCGCGGCCGGTCATCTTGAGCCGGCTACAGGAGCTCGAGATCTCAAGTAAGTAG
- a CDS encoding putative asparaginyl-tRNA synthetase, which yields MHAKALARLRMSLVDTWQALWVVAKLKTVENEAPLWQTTIQRNLAMITEKPHALASPMMASSLRLAVDEAPSLAATSPPLGPGRGFTEFCSSVPAPVSVEPPPPVTSLPWRGRALRTRTCASSSSALGLMAASSLPSSLRQHWSSSTTISRCPFLSLALPLCLLRHRRTLPPHHHHHHRSPRLPLHTPCRTIAIQLHSVLLFKASDSKGPRKQTEGAMETEQQRTAAIAQLKAIVGLDDKGAKDLSTKPERVADVLAFFAQHKIDEASPREEKVMLFNVWTKVKKPVHRDPVTSFILDGKLDSTQKVDAAIRFVNAAESDVVDTAAMSAECGVGVTVSREDVEKAVAEALAAEDVAALRTKWDKNPNMMLGQMRRVAALRWADVEHVRAALERQVPGLIKDVIVEAKPAAAKEEAAAMPKKEVESCQQNSNFKDVAQGLLRSPIGELPSHKEGACVYVVGWAHRVRHQSRMSFVVLRDGTGFIQCVFDGSTEPFHRESCVAIRGTLRHEPKAKSELQPPMELHVNEYAVVGDSDGTIETVITAESSVDKLYDQRHIVVRGTLASSVLKVRHELLRVFREHFWSRQYYEVTPPTLVQTQVEGGSTLFEVLYYGEKAYLTQSSQLYLESVTASLGNVYCCMPSYRAERSKTKRHLSEFTHLEVEYDVCSFEDLLNRLEDMLCTVIRTVIEHVGDLVAMLNPSQLIDPNGNVRDPANYKFTPKRPFRRLRYADAIQFCNENGILNTETGKPFEFGEDITDQPERAMVAKLGEFVFMTHFPASMKSFYMQRDPDDPTLTESVDVLAPGIGEVLGGSMRMYKFDELLDAYKREGLDASTYYWYTDQRRYGGAPHGGFGLGVERLLVWMLNLDSVKDACLYPRYMGRCKP from the coding sequence ATGCATGCCAAGGCCTTAGCGAGGCTGCGGATGTCCTTGGTGGACACGTGGCAGGCGCTGTGGGTGGTGGCGAAGTTGAAGACGGTCGAGAACGAGGCGCCGCTCTGGCAGACGACGATACAGAGGAATCTGGCGATGATCACGGAAAAGCCGCATGCGCTTGCTTCTCCGATGATGGCAAGCAGTCTCCGGCTGGCGGTAGACGAGGCTCCCTCTTTAGCAGCGACGTCACCGCCTCTTGGACCCGGTCGCGGGTTCACAGAGTTCTGTTCCTCAGTTCCAGCACCCGTCTCTGTagagccaccaccaccggtgACATCCTTGCCATGGCGTGGTCGGGCTTTGCGCACAAGAACCTGCGCATCTTCCTCATCAGCGCTAGGTCTGATGGCCGCCTCGTCTCTTCCGTCTTCTCTTCGTCAACACTGGTCCTCTTCTACTACTATCTCCCGCtgccctttcctctctctggCGTTGCCGCTTTGTCTGCTGCGTCACCGTCGGACCCTGcccccccatcaccaccaccaccatcgaTCCCCGCGTCTGCCCCTGCACACGCCTTGCAGAACCATAGCTATTCAGCTACACTCCGTGTTACTCTTTAAGGCATCGGATTCGAAAGGCCCGCGAAAACAAACGGAAGGTGCCATGGAgaccgagcagcagcgcaccgctgccattGCGCAGCTCAAAGCTATTGTTGGTCTTGACGACAAGGGTGCCAAAGACTTGTCCACCAAGCCGGAACGCGTTGCCGATGTGCTGGCCTTCTTTGCGCAGCACAAAATCGATGAAGCTTCTCCTCGCGAGGAGAAAGTCATGCTGTTCAACGTGTGGACGAAGGTGAAGAAGCCTGTGCACCGCGATCCCGTGACCAGCTTCATCCTTGACGGCAAACTCGACAGCACGCAGAAGGTCGACGCCGCCATCAGGTTCGTGAACGCTGCTGAGAGTGATGTGGTGGACACGGCGGCCATGTCGGCGGAGTGCGGCGTCGGGGTGACTGTATCGCGGGAGGACGTGGAGAAGGCAGTTGCCGAggccctcgccgccgaggacgtgGCCGCGCTCAGGACGAAGTGGGACAAGAACCCGAACATGATGCTCGGCCAGATGCGCCGTGTGGCGGCCCTGCGCTGGGCCGACGTggagcacgtgcgcgcggcgctggagaggCAGGTTCCGGGGTTGATCAAGGATGTTATCGTGGAGGCGAAGCCGGCAGCCGCGAAGGAGGAAGCCGCTGCGATGCCGAAGAAGGAGGTAGAGTCGTGCCAGCAGAACTCGAACTTTAAGGATGTTGCGCAGGGGCTACTGCGATCCCCGATTGGCGAGCTGCCGTCGCACAAAGAGGGTGCCTGCGTCTACGTCGTTGGTTGGGCCCACCGCGTACGCCACCAGTCTCGCATGTCCTTTGTGGTGCTGCGTGATGGCACGGGCTTCATCCAGTGCGTCTTTGACGGCTCCACGGAGCCCTTCCACCGCGAATCGTGCGTCGCCATTCGTGGGACGCTGCGCCACGAGCCGAAGGCGAAGtcggagctgcagccgccgatgGAGCTGCACGTGAACGAGTACGCCGTCGTTGGGGACTCCGACGGCACGATTGAGACGGTCATCACGGCTGAGAGCTCCGTCGACAAACTCTATGACCAGCGCCACATTGTGGTTCGCGGCACGCTGGCGTCGTCTGTGCTAAAGGTCCGgcacgagctgctgcgcgtgttcCGCGAGCACTTCTGGTCGCGCCAGTACTACGAGGTGACGCCACCGACCCTTGTGCAGACGCAGGTGGAGGGCGGCTCGACCCTGTTCGAGGTCCTGTACTACGGCGAAAAGGCGTACTTGACGCAGTCGTCGCAGCTTTACCTTGAAAGCGTGACGGCGTCGCTGGGCAACGTGTACTGCTGCATGCCAAGCTACCGCGCGGAGAGGTCTAAGACGAAGCGCCACCTCAGCGAGTTCACGCACCTGGAGGTCGAGTACGACGTGTGCTCCTTCGAGGATCTGTTGAATCGCCTGGAGGACATGTTGTGCACCGTCATCCGCACCGTTATTGAGCACGTCGGCGACTTGGTTGCCATGCTAAACCCCAGCCAGCTCATTGACCCCAACGGCAACGTGCGCGACCCCGCCAACTACAAGTTCACGCCGAAGCGCCCtttccgccgcctccgctacGCCGACGCGATCCAGTTCTGCAATGAGAACGGCATCTTGAACACCGAGACGGGCAAGCCTTTCGAGTTCGGCGAAGACATCACTGACCAGCCGGAACGCGCTATGGTGGCCAAACTCGGCGAGTTTGTGTTCATGACCCACTTCCCTGCCAGCATGAAGTCTTTTTACATGCAGCGCGACCCTGACGACCCGACGCTGACGGAGTCGGTCGACGTCCTGGCGCCCGGCATTGGTGAGGTGCTGGGTGGCTCGATGCGTATGTACAAGTTCGACGAGCTGCTCGACGCGTACAAGCGCGAGGGTCTGGATGCGTCCACGTACTACTGGTACACGGACCAGCGCCGCTACGGCGGTGCCCCGCACGGCGGCTTTGGCCTCGGTGTCGAGCGTCTGCTGGTGTGGATGCTGAACCTCGATAGCGTGAAGGACGCATGCCTGTACCCACGTTACATGGGCCGCTGCAAGCCGTAG
- a CDS encoding putative centrin → MNITSRTSGPLRTTAPAASAPSAAARRRFQLTEEQRQEIREAFELFDSDKNGLIDVHEMKVSMRALGFDAKREEVLQLMQDCAARDQNNQPLMDLPGFTDIMTDKFAQRDPRQEMVKAFQLFDENNTGKISLRSLRRVARELGENMSDEELQAMIDEFDVDQDGEINLEEFLAIMLEEDDY, encoded by the coding sequence ATGAACATCACTAGTCGCACATCGGGGCCTCTGCGCACcactgcgccggcggcatccgcgccgtccgccgcagcgcgccgtcgcttccagctgacggaggagcagcgccaggaGATCCGAGAGGCATTCGAGCTGTTCGACTCGGATAAGAACGGACTCATCGATGTGCATGAGATGAAGGTTAGCATGCGAGCGCTCGGCTTTGATGCAaagcgggaggaggtgctgcagctcatgCAGGACTGCGCTGCCCGGGACCAGAACAATCAGCCGCTTATGGACTTACCGGGCTTCACCGATATCATGACGGACAAGTTTGCGCAACGCGATCCCCGGCAGGAGATGGTGAAGGCGTTTCAGCTGTTTGACGAGAACAATACCGGCAAAATCTCCCTTCGCTCGCTGCGTCGTGTGGCGCGGGAACTGGGCGAGAACATGAGCGACGAAGAGCTACAGGCCATGATTGACGAGTTTGACGTAGATCAAGATGGCGAGATCAACCTAGAAGAGTTTCTTGCCATTATGCTAGAGGAGGACGACTACTAG